From Streptomyces sp. 6-11-2, one genomic window encodes:
- the ppdK gene encoding pyruvate, phosphate dikinase — MSENKDLQVADRGNSVEGVKFVYDFTEGNKDLKDLLGGKGANLAEMTNLGLPVPPGFTITTEACKVYLDSGEEPAALRDEVSAHLDALEQKMGKKLGQPDDPLLVSVRSGAKFSMPGMMDTVLNIGLSDKSVQGLAKQAGDDRFAWDSYRRLIQMFGKTVLGVDGELFEDALDKAKETKKVTVDTELEAADLKKLVTTFKKIVKKEAGRDFPQDPREQMDLAIKAVFDSWNGERAKLYRRQERIPHDLGTAVNICSMVFGNLGPDSGTGVAFTRDPASGQQGVYGDYLQNAQGEDVVAGIRNTVPLAELERIDGKSYDRLMQIMETLENHYKDLCDIEFTIERGQLWMLQTRVGKRTAGAAFRIATQLVDQGLIDEAEALKRVTGAQLAQLMFPRFDEQAKVEQVARGIAASPGAAVGKAVFDSYTAVKWSRSGEKVILVRRETNPDDLDGMIAAEGILTSRGGKTSHAAVVARGMGKTCVCGAEDLEVDTKRRRMTVPGGHVVEEGDVISIDGSSGKVYLGEVPVVPSPVVEYFEGRMHPGADDADELVEAVHRMMAFADRKRRLRVRANADNAEDALRARRFGAQGIGLCRTEHMFLGDRRELVERLILADTQAEREESLKQLLPLQKKDFVELFEAMDGLPVTVRLLDPPLHEFLPDITELSVRVALAESRQEPHENELRLLQAVHRLHEQNPMLGLRGVRLGLVVPGLFTMQVRAIAEAAAERRAAKGDPRAEIMIPLVGTVQELEIVREEADQVIAEVEAATGTQLKLAIGTMIELPRAALTAGQIAEAAEFFSFGTNDLTQTVWGFSRDDVEASFFTAYLEKGIFGVSPFETIDKDGVGSLVKSAVQAGRATRPGLKLGVCGEHGGDPESVHFFHEVGLDYVSCSPFRIPVARLEAGRASVEAEGSDHR; from the coding sequence GTGTCGGAAAACAAAGATCTCCAGGTAGCCGATCGCGGCAACAGTGTTGAGGGCGTGAAGTTCGTCTACGACTTCACCGAGGGCAACAAGGACCTCAAGGACCTCCTCGGCGGCAAGGGCGCGAACCTGGCCGAGATGACAAACCTGGGCCTTCCGGTCCCACCGGGCTTCACGATCACCACCGAGGCCTGCAAGGTCTACCTCGACAGCGGCGAGGAGCCCGCGGCACTCCGTGACGAGGTGAGCGCGCACCTCGACGCGCTCGAGCAGAAGATGGGCAAGAAGCTCGGCCAGCCCGACGACCCCCTGCTGGTCTCCGTCCGCTCCGGCGCGAAGTTCTCCATGCCCGGCATGATGGACACCGTCCTGAACATCGGCCTGTCCGACAAGTCCGTCCAGGGCCTGGCCAAGCAGGCGGGCGACGACCGGTTCGCCTGGGACTCCTACCGCCGCCTCATCCAGATGTTCGGCAAGACCGTCCTCGGCGTCGACGGCGAGCTGTTCGAGGACGCCCTCGACAAGGCCAAGGAGACCAAGAAGGTCACCGTCGACACCGAGCTCGAGGCCGCCGACCTGAAGAAGCTGGTCACCACCTTCAAGAAGATCGTCAAGAAGGAGGCCGGCCGGGACTTCCCGCAGGACCCGCGCGAGCAGATGGACCTCGCCATCAAGGCGGTCTTCGACTCCTGGAACGGCGAGCGCGCCAAGCTCTACCGCCGTCAGGAGCGCATCCCGCACGACCTCGGCACGGCCGTCAACATCTGCTCGATGGTGTTCGGCAACCTCGGCCCCGACTCCGGCACCGGCGTCGCCTTCACCCGCGACCCCGCCTCCGGCCAGCAGGGCGTCTACGGCGACTACCTTCAGAACGCGCAGGGCGAGGACGTGGTCGCGGGCATCCGCAACACCGTCCCGCTGGCAGAGCTGGAGCGGATCGACGGCAAGTCGTACGACCGGCTGATGCAGATCATGGAGACGCTGGAGAACCACTACAAGGATCTCTGCGACATCGAGTTCACCATCGAGCGCGGCCAGCTGTGGATGCTGCAGACCCGGGTCGGCAAGCGGACCGCCGGCGCCGCGTTCCGCATCGCCACCCAGCTCGTCGACCAGGGCCTGATCGACGAGGCCGAGGCCCTGAAGCGGGTCACCGGGGCCCAGCTCGCGCAGCTGATGTTCCCGCGGTTCGACGAGCAGGCCAAGGTCGAGCAGGTCGCCCGAGGCATCGCCGCGTCCCCGGGCGCGGCGGTCGGCAAGGCGGTCTTCGACTCGTACACCGCCGTCAAGTGGTCCCGCTCGGGCGAGAAGGTCATCCTGGTCCGCCGGGAGACCAACCCCGACGACCTGGACGGCATGATCGCGGCCGAGGGCATCCTGACCTCCCGCGGCGGCAAGACCTCCCACGCGGCCGTGGTCGCCCGTGGCATGGGCAAGACGTGCGTCTGCGGCGCGGAGGACCTGGAGGTCGACACCAAGCGCCGCCGGATGACCGTCCCCGGCGGGCACGTCGTCGAGGAGGGCGACGTGATCTCCATCGACGGCTCCTCGGGCAAGGTGTACCTGGGCGAGGTCCCGGTCGTCCCGTCCCCGGTCGTCGAGTACTTCGAGGGCCGGATGCACCCGGGCGCCGACGACGCGGACGAACTCGTCGAGGCCGTCCACCGGATGATGGCCTTCGCCGACCGCAAGCGCCGCCTGCGGGTGCGCGCCAACGCCGACAACGCCGAGGACGCGCTGCGCGCCCGCCGCTTCGGCGCCCAGGGCATCGGCCTGTGCCGTACCGAGCACATGTTCCTCGGCGACCGCCGCGAGCTGGTGGAGCGGCTGATCCTGGCCGACACCCAGGCCGAGCGCGAGGAGTCCCTCAAGCAGCTCCTGCCGCTCCAGAAGAAGGACTTCGTGGAGCTGTTCGAGGCCATGGACGGCCTGCCGGTCACGGTCCGCCTGCTCGACCCGCCGCTGCACGAGTTCCTGCCCGACATCACCGAGCTGTCGGTGCGCGTGGCCCTCGCGGAGTCCCGCCAGGAGCCGCACGAGAACGAGCTGCGCCTGCTCCAGGCCGTGCACCGCCTGCACGAGCAGAACCCGATGCTCGGACTGCGCGGCGTACGCCTCGGACTGGTCGTCCCCGGCCTGTTCACCATGCAGGTGCGCGCCATCGCCGAGGCGGCCGCCGAGCGCAGGGCCGCCAAGGGGGACCCGCGCGCCGAGATCATGATCCCGCTGGTCGGCACCGTCCAGGAGCTGGAGATCGTCCGCGAGGAGGCCGACCAGGTCATCGCCGAGGTCGAGGCGGCGACCGGCACGCAGCTCAAGCTGGCGATCGGCACGATGATCGAGCTGCCGCGCGCCGCGCTGACCGCGGGCCAGATCGCCGAGGCGGCGGAGTTCTTCTCCTTCGGCACGAACGACCTGACCCAGACGGTGTGGGGCTTCAGCCGCGACGACGTCGAGGCGTCGTTCTTCACCGCCTACCTGGAGAAGGGCATCTTCGGGGTGTCGCCGTTCGAGACCATCGACAAGGACGGTGTCGGCTCCCTGGTGAAGTCCGCCGTCCAGGCCGGCCGGGCCACCCGCCCGGGCCTCAAGCTCGGCGTCTGCGGCGAGCACGGCGGCGACCCCGAGTCCGTCCACTTCTTCCACGAGGTGGGCCTGGACTACGTCTCCTGCTCCCCCTTCCGCATCCCGGTGGCACGCCTGGAGGCCGGCCGGGCCTCGGTCGAGGCGGAGGGCAGCGACCACCGGTAA
- a CDS encoding TetR family transcriptional regulator, whose protein sequence is MPPTTETLTAERILEATEEVLRRHGPAKATVVDVARALGVSHGSVYRHFRTKAALREAVTKRWLDRTSDALAGIAAEHRDPEARLRDWLRGLFEAKRRKAGDDPELFATYSVLTGENGVAVGEHIADLTGQLTRIVRDGVAAGVFTAADPAVAARALFHATGRFHDPGHAREWKRPAVEEEFEAVLELVLGGLRAR, encoded by the coding sequence ATGCCACCCACCACCGAGACCCTGACCGCCGAGCGCATCCTCGAGGCGACCGAGGAGGTGCTGCGCCGCCACGGGCCGGCCAAGGCCACCGTGGTGGACGTGGCCCGCGCGCTCGGTGTCAGTCACGGCAGCGTCTACCGGCACTTCCGTACCAAGGCGGCGCTGCGCGAGGCGGTGACCAAGCGGTGGCTGGACCGTACGTCCGACGCCCTCGCCGGCATCGCCGCCGAGCACCGTGACCCGGAGGCGCGGCTGCGTGACTGGCTGCGCGGGCTGTTCGAGGCCAAGCGCCGCAAGGCGGGCGACGACCCCGAGCTGTTCGCCACGTACTCGGTGCTCACCGGGGAGAACGGCGTGGCGGTCGGCGAGCACATCGCCGACCTGACCGGCCAGCTGACCCGGATCGTCCGGGACGGCGTCGCGGCCGGTGTCTTCACGGCCGCCGACCCGGCCGTCGCGGCCCGGGCCCTGTTTCATGCCACCGGCCGCTTCCACGACCCGGGTCATGCCCGGGAGTGGAAGCGGCCGGCGGTCGAGGAGGAGTTCGAGGCGGTGCTCGAACTGGTGCTGGGCGGGCTACGAGCCCGTTAG
- a CDS encoding MFS transporter, with amino-acid sequence MPELSHRRRLLVLAICCMSLLIVSLDNTVLNVALPSMQRELHASTSGLQWTIDAYTLVLAALLMLAGSTADRIGRKRVFMAGLVVFGIGSLLCSLAPDLELLVVFRMVQAVGGSMLNPVAMSIITNTFTDPRERARAIGAWGAVVGISMAAGPLVGGLLVESVGWRSIFWVNLPVALAALVLTARFVPESRAPKARRPDPVGQILVIALFGALTYAIIEAPVSGLATVLPFAVVAFAALLGLLWYEPRRTEPLIDLRFFRSAPFSGATVIAISAFAALGGFLFLSTLYLQNVRGLDALHAGLWMLPMAAPTFLCAPLSGRLVGTRGPRLPLLIAGTAMTVSSVLFAAFEAETSDVTLVIGYVLFGIGFGFVNAPITNTAVSGMPRAQAGVAAAVASTSRQLGQTLGVAVVGALLAAGVGSSSYRDAFVPAARYGWWVLVVCGAAVLALGAVTSGRWARRTAERTAERLHEHEVRQAAGVGA; translated from the coding sequence ATGCCCGAGCTCAGCCACCGACGACGGCTCCTGGTTCTCGCGATCTGCTGCATGAGCCTGCTGATCGTGAGCCTCGACAACACCGTTCTGAACGTCGCTCTGCCCTCGATGCAACGCGAGCTGCACGCGAGTACCTCCGGCCTTCAGTGGACGATCGACGCGTACACGCTGGTGCTCGCCGCGCTGCTGATGCTCGCCGGTTCCACCGCCGACCGGATCGGCCGCAAACGCGTGTTCATGGCGGGTCTGGTCGTCTTCGGCATCGGCTCCCTGCTGTGCTCCCTCGCCCCCGACCTGGAACTGCTCGTCGTGTTCCGCATGGTGCAGGCGGTCGGCGGCTCGATGCTCAACCCTGTCGCCATGTCGATCATCACCAACACCTTCACCGACCCGCGCGAGCGCGCCCGCGCCATCGGGGCCTGGGGCGCGGTGGTCGGCATATCCATGGCCGCCGGCCCGCTCGTCGGCGGCCTGCTGGTGGAGTCGGTCGGCTGGCGCTCGATCTTCTGGGTCAACCTGCCGGTGGCCCTGGCCGCACTGGTGCTCACCGCGCGCTTCGTCCCCGAGTCCCGCGCCCCGAAGGCCCGACGGCCCGACCCGGTCGGCCAGATCCTGGTCATCGCCCTGTTCGGCGCCCTGACGTACGCGATCATCGAGGCCCCGGTCTCCGGCCTCGCCACGGTCCTGCCCTTCGCCGTCGTCGCGTTCGCGGCCCTGCTCGGCCTGCTGTGGTACGAGCCGCGCCGCACCGAACCGCTCATCGACCTGCGCTTCTTCCGCTCGGCACCGTTCAGCGGGGCGACCGTCATCGCGATCAGCGCGTTCGCGGCGCTCGGCGGCTTCCTGTTCCTGTCCACGCTGTACCTGCAGAACGTGCGCGGCCTCGACGCCCTGCACGCCGGCCTGTGGATGCTGCCGATGGCGGCACCGACCTTCCTGTGCGCGCCGCTGTCCGGGCGGCTCGTCGGCACCCGGGGGCCGCGGCTGCCCCTGCTGATCGCCGGAACGGCCATGACGGTGAGTTCGGTGCTGTTCGCCGCGTTCGAGGCCGAGACCTCCGACGTCACGCTCGTCATCGGGTACGTCCTGTTCGGCATCGGCTTCGGCTTCGTCAACGCGCCGATCACCAACACGGCCGTCTCCGGGATGCCGCGCGCGCAGGCCGGGGTCGCCGCCGCGGTCGCCTCCACCAGCCGCCAGCTCGGGCAGACCCTCGGGGTCGCGGTGGTCGGCGCGCTGCTGGCCGCGGGCGTCGGCTCCTCGTCCTACCGGGACGCGTTCGTCCCGGCGGCCCGGTACGGATGGTGGGTGCTGGTGGTGTGCGGCGCCGCGGTGCTGGCACTGGGCGCGGTCACCAGCGGCCGGTGGGCCCGGCGGACCGCCGAGCGCACGGCCGAACGGCTCCACGAGCACGAGGTGCGGCAGGCGGCGGGCGTCGGCGCCTGA
- a CDS encoding aldo/keto reductase yields the protein MDTRHLGTTGPQVSALGLGCMGMSALYGEADRTESIATVHAALEAGVTLLDTGDFYAMGHNEMLVGEALRTAPAARREQALLSVKFGALRDPDGNWAGYDGRPAAVKNFAAYSLQRLGVDHIDVYRIARVDPDVPIEETVGAIAELVEKGHVRHIGLSEVGADTIRRAAATAPISDVQIEYSLVSRGVEDRILPTTRELGIAITAYGVLSRGLISGHFARDRKLAANDFRAHSPRFQGENLQHNLDLVEALRKVAEGKGVTVAQIAIAWVLSRGPLHDTVVVPLIGARTRERLAEALGATAVTLEEADLAAIEEAVPADAAAGARYPEAQMAHLDSEG from the coding sequence ATGGACACCCGCCACCTCGGAACCACCGGCCCCCAGGTCTCCGCCCTCGGCCTCGGCTGCATGGGCATGTCCGCGCTCTACGGCGAGGCGGACCGGACCGAGTCCATCGCCACCGTGCACGCCGCTCTCGAAGCGGGCGTGACCCTGCTCGACACCGGCGACTTCTATGCCATGGGCCACAACGAGATGCTGGTCGGCGAGGCACTGCGTACCGCCCCCGCGGCCCGCCGCGAACAGGCCCTGCTCAGCGTGAAGTTCGGCGCCCTGCGCGATCCGGACGGCAACTGGGCCGGCTACGACGGCCGTCCGGCCGCCGTGAAGAACTTCGCCGCCTACTCCCTCCAGCGCCTCGGCGTCGACCACATCGACGTCTACCGGATCGCCCGGGTCGACCCGGACGTGCCGATCGAGGAGACCGTCGGCGCCATCGCGGAACTCGTCGAGAAGGGACACGTCCGGCACATCGGCCTCAGCGAGGTCGGAGCCGACACGATCCGCCGGGCCGCCGCCACCGCGCCGATCTCGGACGTCCAGATCGAATACTCGCTCGTCTCCCGTGGCGTCGAGGACCGGATCCTGCCCACCACCCGCGAACTCGGCATCGCCATCACGGCGTACGGGGTGCTCTCGCGCGGTCTGATCTCCGGGCACTTCGCCCGCGACCGGAAGCTCGCGGCGAACGACTTCCGGGCCCATTCGCCCCGCTTCCAGGGCGAGAACCTCCAGCACAACCTGGACCTCGTCGAGGCCCTGCGCAAGGTCGCCGAGGGCAAAGGCGTCACGGTCGCGCAGATCGCCATCGCCTGGGTGCTCTCCCGGGGCCCGCTGCACGACACGGTCGTCGTCCCGCTGATCGGCGCCCGCACCCGGGAGCGGCTGGCGGAGGCACTGGGCGCCACGGCCGTCACGCTGGAGGAGGCCGACCTGGCGGCCATCGAGGAGGCCGTCCCGGCGGACGCGGCCGCGGGCGCGCGCTACCCCGAGGCGCAGATGGCCCACCTGGACAGCGAAGGCTGA
- a CDS encoding TetR/AcrR family transcriptional regulator, with the protein MFTERVQATRAERKRRTTTHIIEAAERLFQERGFQGTTVRQIAAEAGVSVGAVMAVGDKESLLSLVYDQAIAARIPAPPAAESAVSAVDYLAHYFDPFLDLFAENDELARSYFRTLARGQPENAALGALRTLTEDNLTAAMVKAGIPNPRARHGAQVMFTSYLGELMLLAAGSTDRQQTATGIRRTAEFVTAYEEDDR; encoded by the coding sequence ATGTTCACTGAACGCGTTCAGGCAACTCGCGCCGAACGAAAACGGCGGACCACCACCCACATCATCGAAGCCGCCGAAAGACTCTTCCAGGAGCGTGGCTTCCAGGGCACAACGGTGCGGCAGATCGCGGCGGAGGCGGGTGTTTCCGTGGGTGCCGTCATGGCAGTGGGGGACAAGGAGTCTCTGTTGAGCCTTGTCTACGACCAAGCCATCGCCGCCCGCATCCCCGCGCCACCGGCGGCGGAGTCCGCAGTCTCCGCAGTCGACTACCTGGCCCATTACTTCGACCCGTTCCTCGATTTGTTCGCCGAGAACGACGAACTCGCGCGCTCGTACTTCCGGACCCTGGCCCGAGGTCAACCCGAGAACGCGGCCCTCGGCGCGCTGCGCACGCTGACCGAGGACAATCTCACCGCCGCGATGGTGAAGGCGGGAATACCCAACCCCCGCGCCCGGCACGGTGCGCAGGTGATGTTCACCAGCTACCTGGGGGAGCTGATGCTGCTTGCCGCGGGATCCACCGACCGGCAGCAGACGGCAACCGGGATCCGGCGCACCGCCGAATTCGTCACCGCATACGAAGAGGATGACCGATGA
- a CDS encoding chitinase, whose amino-acid sequence MIRRRLRLLAAALATACLTQLSIALAPTASAADTCAVKSRPAGKVLQGYWENWDGSANGVHPPFGWTPITDSRIAAHGYNVINAAFPVIRSDGTALWEDGMDAGVKVATPAEMCAAKASGQTILLSIGGATAGIDLNSTAVADRFVATIVPILKKYNFDGIDIDIETGLTGSGNIGRPSASQANLIRIIDGVLAQMPSNFGLTMAPETAYVTGGSVAYGSIWGAYLPIIKKYADNGRLWWLNMQYYNGSMYGCSGDSYQAGTVAGFTAQTDCLAKGLVIQGTTIKVPYDKQVPGLPAQPGAGGGHMAPALVSEAWRHYGTSLKGLMTWSINWDGSKNWTFGDNVKALQGR is encoded by the coding sequence ATGATCCGCCGCAGACTGCGTCTGCTCGCCGCCGCCCTGGCGACCGCCTGTCTCACCCAGCTCTCCATCGCCCTGGCCCCCACCGCATCCGCCGCCGACACGTGCGCCGTCAAGTCCCGGCCCGCCGGCAAGGTGCTCCAGGGTTACTGGGAGAACTGGGACGGCTCCGCCAACGGTGTCCATCCGCCCTTCGGCTGGACACCGATCACCGACTCGCGCATCGCCGCACACGGTTACAACGTGATCAACGCGGCCTTCCCGGTCATCCGCTCCGACGGAACGGCCCTGTGGGAGGACGGCATGGACGCGGGCGTGAAGGTGGCGACGCCCGCGGAGATGTGCGCGGCCAAGGCGTCCGGGCAGACGATCCTGCTGTCCATCGGCGGCGCGACGGCCGGTATCGACCTCAACTCGACGGCCGTGGCGGACCGGTTCGTCGCGACGATCGTCCCGATCCTGAAGAAGTACAACTTCGACGGCATCGACATCGACATCGAGACGGGCCTGACCGGCAGCGGGAACATCGGCCGGCCGTCCGCGTCCCAGGCCAACCTGATCCGGATCATCGACGGAGTCCTCGCGCAGATGCCGTCGAACTTCGGCCTGACGATGGCCCCGGAGACCGCCTACGTCACCGGCGGCAGCGTCGCCTACGGCTCGATCTGGGGCGCGTACCTGCCGATCATCAAGAAGTACGCCGACAACGGCCGCCTGTGGTGGCTGAACATGCAGTACTACAACGGCAGCATGTACGGCTGCTCCGGCGACTCCTACCAGGCCGGCACCGTGGCCGGCTTCACCGCCCAGACCGACTGCCTCGCCAAGGGCCTGGTGATCCAGGGCACGACGATCAAGGTCCCCTACGACAAGCAGGTCCCGGGCCTGCCCGCCCAGCCCGGCGCGGGCGGCGGGCACATGGCGCCCGCGCTGGTCTCCGAGGCCTGGCGCCACTACGGCACCAGCCTGAAGGGCCTGATGACCTGGTCGATCAACTGGGACGGGTCGAAGAACTGGACCTTCGGCGACAACGTGAAGGCCCTGCAAGGCCGTTGA
- a CDS encoding CDP-alcohol phosphatidyltransferase: protein MDDAPQAVAATAEGTSGGTGTPGDDESPAASGTDEPAPAAMSAQARESARTTKTPEPTQAAGPAQRAEPAEPAEPTHATEPAEASTSGAPSAGASASGAPPAGAPASPSLPLRVLRAIRPRAVRQVWRGWKEAHPVAARRVSHGGTLLAFLLVAVALLLPNKEAQFQVAAFTRLPVEGLLLAAVLLVLPRRPRVAVAVLGGLGLGGLTVLNLTDIEFNQYLGRSFNVVLDWELLDDAQSYLADTLGRTTALLAAVGVGLLVLAVLAVMALAVVRVGDFLGRDKARSTRGLLLASVVWMTCSALGVQVSGVPVAAEHTVVMVKYHEEALRSTIRDEREFARTAEADPFRDTPGSELVPDLRGKDMIFTFIESYGRTAIEDPITAPGVSKTLDASTRALAEAGFHARSGWLTSATYGGGSWLGHSTFMSGLWVDNQNRYRTVTSGDHLTLTEAFRKSGAWDTVGVMPGVQKGWPEAKWYGLDKVYNAFGMGYEGPKFSWSTMPDQYALEAFQRLEHGRKRDKPLTSFVILTSSHQPWAPVPEMVGWDQLGDGSVFKGIEAAGTRPADILTSSTRSREEYGKSIEYSVTALTQWMERYGKDDTVLVVLGDHQPNARVSGDHASRDVPCAILAKDPEVLDKIDDWGWTEGLRPDHEAPVWKMSAFRDRFLTAYGSTPHPSKG from the coding sequence GTGGACGACGCCCCGCAGGCGGTGGCGGCGACGGCCGAGGGCACCTCCGGCGGCACCGGGACTCCCGGGGACGACGAATCCCCAGCGGCATCCGGGACCGACGAACCCGCCCCGGCCGCCATGTCCGCGCAGGCCCGCGAATCCGCCCGGACCACCAAGACCCCCGAGCCCACCCAGGCCGCCGGACCGGCCCAGCGCGCCGAACCCGCCGAACCCGCCGAGCCGACCCACGCCACCGAACCCGCCGAGGCCTCCACATCCGGCGCACCCTCGGCAGGGGCCTCCGCATCCGGCGCACCCCCGGCAGGGGCCCCCGCCTCTCCGTCCCTCCCCCTCCGTGTCCTGCGGGCGATACGACCCCGGGCCGTTCGCCAGGTCTGGCGTGGCTGGAAGGAGGCGCATCCCGTGGCCGCGAGAAGGGTGTCCCACGGGGGCACCCTTCTCGCGTTCCTGCTCGTCGCCGTCGCGCTTCTGCTGCCGAACAAGGAGGCGCAGTTCCAGGTCGCGGCGTTCACGCGGCTGCCGGTGGAGGGGCTGCTCCTGGCGGCCGTGCTGCTGGTGCTGCCGCGCCGGCCGCGGGTGGCCGTGGCGGTGCTCGGCGGGCTGGGGCTCGGCGGGCTGACCGTGCTGAACCTGACGGACATCGAGTTCAACCAGTACCTGGGCCGCAGCTTCAACGTGGTCCTCGACTGGGAGCTGCTGGACGACGCCCAGTCGTACCTCGCGGACACCCTCGGCAGAACGACGGCCCTGCTCGCCGCCGTCGGGGTCGGCCTCCTCGTACTGGCGGTGCTCGCCGTGATGGCCCTCGCGGTCGTGCGCGTCGGCGACTTCCTGGGCCGCGACAAGGCCCGCTCGACGCGCGGACTGCTGCTCGCCAGCGTGGTGTGGATGACGTGCTCGGCTCTGGGCGTCCAGGTATCCGGCGTCCCGGTGGCCGCCGAGCACACGGTCGTCATGGTCAAGTACCACGAGGAGGCGCTGCGCTCCACGATCCGGGACGAGCGGGAGTTCGCGAGGACGGCGGAGGCCGACCCGTTCCGCGACACCCCCGGCAGCGAGCTGGTGCCGGACCTGCGCGGGAAGGACATGATCTTCACGTTCATCGAGAGCTACGGCCGCACCGCGATCGAGGACCCGATCACCGCGCCGGGCGTCAGCAAGACCCTCGACGCCAGTACGCGGGCCCTGGCCGAGGCGGGCTTCCACGCCAGGAGCGGCTGGCTGACGTCGGCGACGTACGGCGGCGGCAGCTGGCTCGGCCACTCCACGTTCATGTCGGGCCTGTGGGTCGACAACCAGAACCGCTACCGCACGGTGACCTCCGGCGACCACCTCACCCTGACCGAGGCGTTCAGGAAGTCCGGGGCCTGGGACACGGTCGGCGTCATGCCGGGCGTGCAGAAGGGCTGGCCGGAGGCGAAGTGGTACGGCCTGGACAAGGTCTACAACGCCTTCGGGATGGGTTACGAGGGGCCGAAGTTCAGCTGGTCGACCATGCCCGACCAGTACGCGCTGGAGGCCTTCCAGCGTCTGGAGCACGGCAGGAAGCGCGACAAGCCGCTGACCTCGTTCGTCATCCTGACCTCCAGCCACCAGCCCTGGGCGCCGGTGCCGGAGATGGTCGGCTGGGACCAGCTCGGTGACGGCTCGGTCTTCAAGGGCATCGAGGCGGCAGGCACCAGGCCGGCGGACATCCTCACCAGTTCCACCCGCTCCCGCGAGGAGTACGGCAAGTCGATCGAGTACTCGGTGACCGCCCTGACCCAGTGGATGGAGCGCTACGGCAAGGACGACACCGTGCTCGTGGTCCTCGGCGACCACCAGCCCAACGCCCGGGTCAGCGGCGACCACGCCAGCCGTGACGTGCCCTGCGCGATCCTCGCCAAGGACCCCGAGGTCCTGGACAAGATCGACGACTGGGGCTGGACCGAGGGCCTGCGCCCCGACCACGAAGCGCCGGTGTGGAAGATGAGCGCCTTCCGCGACCGCTTCCTGACGGCGTACGGCTCCACCCCGCACCCGTCGAAGGGCTGA
- the dusB gene encoding tRNA dihydrouridine synthase DusB — protein MPKPESPLQIGPHTVRPPVVLAPMAGITNAPFRTLCREFSQGKGLYVSEMITTRALVERNDKTMQLIRFDASERPRSIQLYGVDPATVGKAVRMIAEEDLADHIDLNFGCPVPKVTRKGGGSALPYKRNLLRAILREAVSGAGDLPVTMKMRKGIDADHITYLDAGRIAVEEGVTAIALHGRTAAQHYGGTADWDAIARLKEHVPEIPVLGNGDIWSAEDALRMVRETGCDGVVVGRGCLGRPWLFADLVAAFEGRVQDLARPSLREVADVMVRHATLLGEWIGDESRGVVDFRKHVAWYLKGFAVGSEMRRRLAVTSSLEELRAGLDELDLDQPWPAGADGPRGRTSGNNRVVLPDGWLKDPYDCAGVGEDAELDTSGG, from the coding sequence ATGCCCAAGCCCGAGTCCCCCCTCCAGATCGGCCCGCACACCGTCCGGCCGCCCGTGGTGCTGGCCCCCATGGCCGGTATCACCAACGCGCCCTTCCGCACCCTGTGCCGGGAGTTCAGCCAGGGCAAGGGCCTGTACGTCAGCGAGATGATCACGACCCGGGCGCTGGTCGAGCGCAACGACAAGACCATGCAGCTCATCAGGTTCGACGCGAGCGAGCGCCCGCGCTCCATCCAGCTGTACGGCGTGGACCCCGCCACGGTCGGCAAGGCCGTCCGCATGATCGCGGAGGAGGACCTCGCCGACCACATCGACCTCAACTTCGGCTGCCCGGTGCCCAAGGTGACCCGCAAGGGCGGCGGCTCGGCCCTCCCCTACAAGCGCAACCTGCTGCGGGCGATCCTGCGTGAGGCAGTCAGTGGGGCCGGCGACCTGCCGGTCACGATGAAGATGCGCAAGGGCATCGACGCCGACCACATCACCTACCTCGACGCCGGAAGGATCGCGGTCGAGGAGGGCGTGACGGCGATCGCGCTGCACGGACGCACGGCCGCCCAGCACTACGGCGGCACGGCGGACTGGGACGCCATCGCGCGCCTCAAGGAGCACGTGCCCGAGATCCCGGTGCTCGGCAACGGCGACATCTGGTCGGCCGAGGACGCGCTGCGGATGGTGCGGGAGACCGGCTGCGACGGTGTGGTCGTGGGCCGCGGCTGCCTGGGCCGGCCGTGGCTGTTCGCCGACCTGGTGGCGGCGTTCGAGGGGCGGGTCCAGGACCTGGCCCGCCCGTCCCTGCGCGAGGTCGCGGACGTCATGGTCCGGCACGCCACGCTGCTCGGCGAGTGGATCGGCGACGAGTCGCGCGGTGTCGTCGACTTCCGCAAGCACGTCGCCTGGTACCTGAAGGGCTTCGCGGTCGGCTCCGAGATGCGCAGGCGGCTCGCGGTCACCTCCTCGCTGGAGGAGCTGCGCGCCGGCCTGGACGAGCTGGACCTCGACCAGCCCTGGCCCGCCGGCGCCGACGGGCCCCGCGGCCGCACCTCCGGCAACAACCGGGTGGTACTGCCGGACGGCTGGCTGAAGGACCCCTACGACTGCGCGGGCGTCGGCGAGGACGCCGAACTGGACACCTCCGGCGGCTGA